A single region of the Malus sylvestris chromosome 8, drMalSylv7.2, whole genome shotgun sequence genome encodes:
- the LOC126632495 gene encoding probable GTP-binding protein OBGC2, which translates to MASLISPPPSISYLFRHKSSLYGTAFPQRYPLNVEEPRKYFDQVIVTVRSGDGGHGVVLAMPNQRPPSKPPQGKHEKEKLRRKSLLKRNFGVAVVLPVGGHGGDVVIYADEGTVVKHKRGTLLAVKRKRGTLLADLAWPGDEILVARGGQGGISLVETPDRSKKKVMARTTNVMRDGSDKVLAVGQPGEEIRLVFIVRVVADVGLVIPNIYLPLLQGLPNAGNLTLLAATTLARPDITDYPFTTLMPNVGCLDGDPSLGSGMYSSEATFADLPGLIEGAHLGKGLGRNFLRHLRRTRLLVHVVDAAAENPVNDYRTVKEELRMYNPDYLERPYIVVFNKIDLPQAKGRLPSLTEEIMRLGIDNASYGSETSIIDAVQQPSSEGRNADVSSSRFLSKDRKEKVIEDYPRPLAIVGVSVLKGIRVNEMLKAIRAGLRKCRGINEALQLSETG; encoded by the exons ATGGCGTCTCTCATCTCCCCGCCACCGTCAATTTCCTATCTCTTCCGTCACAAATCCTCCTTATATGGCACCGCTTTCCCCCAAAGGTATCCTCTGAACGTTGAG GAACCCCGCAAGTACTTTGATCAGGTGATCGTCACCGTTCGTTCAGGAGACGGAGGCCATGGCGTGGTCCTCGCCATGCCGAACCAGAGACCTCCCAGTAAGCCGCCGCAGGGGAAACATGAGAAGGAGAAGCTGAGAAGGAAGAGCTTGCTGAAAAGGAATTTTGGTGTGGCCGTTGTTCTCCCCGTGGGCGGCCATGGAGGTGATGTTGTGATTTATGCGGATGAGG GTACTGTAGTGAAGCATAAACGAGGAACGTTGTTGGCTGTGAAGCGTAAACGAGGAACGTTGTTGGCTGATCTAGCATGGCCAGGGGACGAAATTCTTGTGGCGAGGGGTGGACAAGGAGGG ATTAGCTTGGTAGAAACGCCAGACCGTAGTAAGAAAAAGGTGATGGCTCGGACCACAAATGTGATGAGAGATGGTAGTGATAAG GTTTTAGCAGTTGGTCAACCGGGAGAGGAGATCAGGTTGGTATTCATCGTACGAGTTGTTGCTGATGTTGGTTTGGTT ATTCCTAATATTTACCTGCCTTTGTTGCAGGGCCTTCCAAATGCTGGAAATTTAACCCTTTTGGCCGCCACCACACTTGCAAGACCTGACATAACCGATTATCCTTTCACAACCTTAATGCCAAACGTTGGATGCCTTGATGGCGACCCAAGTTTAGGTTCAGGGATGTATTCTTCTGAAGCAACTTTTGCAGATTTGCCTGGTCTTATTGAAGGCGCTCATCTTGGCAAG GGTCTTGGTCGCAATTTCTTGAGGCATCTGAGGCGGACTCGGCTATTGGTCCATGTTGTTGATGCAGCAGCCGAGAATCCTGTGAATGACTACAGAACTGTCAAGGAA GAATTGCGAATGTATAATCCTGATTACCTTGAACGACCATACATAGTGGTGTTCAATAAAATTGACCTTCCCCAG GCAAAGGGCAGGCTTCCATCTTTGACTGAAGAAATAATGAGACTTGGTATTGATAACGCATCTTATGGGTCAGAAACGAGCATTATTGATGCAGTTCAACAACCGTCATCTGAAGGTCGAAATGCAGATGTGAGTTCATCAAGATTTCTGAGTAAAGACCGAAAGGAAAAAGTTATTGAGGACTATCCACGACCCCTTGCCATTGTTGGTGTCAGTGTATT GAAAGGTATCAGAGTAAACGAAATGTTGAAGGCGATAAGAGCAGGTCTGCGGAAGTGCCGAGGCATAAACGAAGCATTGCAATTGAGTGAGACTGGCTAG
- the LOC126632930 gene encoding uncharacterized protein LOC126632930 yields MDVDPRHFNQVAINDNDINSIVLSYLVHNCYKETVESFVASTGTKQPADCVEDMEKRKRIFQCAVEGNALKAIELTEELAPELLEKNKDLHFGLLSLHFVELVCAKKCTEALEFAQNKLAPFGKVDKYVTKLEDLMALLAYDEPEKSPVFHLLSLDHRQEVADSLNQAILGHSNLPDYSALERLIQQTTVVRQCMIEDNVKNGNPPFSLEDFIKS; encoded by the exons ATGGACGTCGATCCTCGTCACTTCAATCAAGTT GCTATCAATGACAATGATATCAACAGTATTGTTCTGTCATACCTTGTGCATAACTGCTACAAAGAAACTGTGGAGTCGTTTGTTGCTTCGACGGGGACGAAGCAGCCTGCCGACTGCGTTGAGGAtatggagaaaagaaaaa GGATTTTTCAATGTGCAGTGGAGGGGAATGCTCTGAAGGCGATTGAACTGACGGAAGAGCTGGCACCTGAGTTACTGGAGAAAAACAAAGACTTGCATTTTGGCCTTCTGAGCCTGCACTTTGTTGAACTTGTTTGCGCTAAAAAATG CACAGAAGCTTTGGAATTCGCCCAGAACAAGTTGGCCCCCTTTGGGAAGGTGGACAAATACGTTACTAAGCTTGAA GATTTAATGGCTCTGCTTGCTTATGACGAACCGGAGAAGTCTCCTGTGTTTCATTTGCTTAGCTTGGATCATCGGCAAGAAGTCGCAGATAGTTTGAATCAAGCGATTCTTG GGCATTCAAACCTGCCCGATTACTCTGCATTGGAAAGACTAATACAACAGACAACAGTAGTAAGACAATGTATGATTGAAGATAATGTCAAG AATGGGAATCCTCCAttttctttggaggattttattAAAAGCTAA
- the LOC126632392 gene encoding low-temperature-induced cysteine proteinase — translation MNPFVFLFLLPTLLHLSHTCLSSPPQTAASELFEAWCKQYGKSYPSPQEKLRRLSVFEGNLNFVTRHNEMGNSSYTLSLNAFSDLSHSEFKASRLGFSPSFIGLKREPDRKPGLLARDVPSSIDWRKEGAVTKVKDQGSCGACWAFSTTGAIEGINKIVTGSLLSLSEQELIDCDRVYPNSGCSGGLMDDAFEFVIENNGVDTEDDYPYKGSDGTCNKKKLKRHAVTIDDYTDVPPNDEEQLLQAVANQPVSVGICGSDIAFQLYSKGIFTGPCSNSLDHAVLIVGYGSENGVDYWIVKNSWGKGWGMNGYIHMLRDHSNSQGVCGINSLASYPIKTGQNPPLPPPSPPPGPTKCDLFTHCAAGETCCCAKRFIGICFAWRCCELNSAVCCKDHDHCCPHDYPICDTERALCLKSSEQSTQSQATSNVTTKALMGRSVLRKSSQ, via the exons ATGAACCCCTTcgtctttctttttctcctccCAACTCTCCTCCACCTCTCCCACACCTGCCTCTCTTCTCCGCCGCAAACCGCCGCCTCCGAGCTCTTCGAAGCTTGGTGCAAACAGTATGGCAAGTCCTACCCCTCACCGCAAGAAAAGCTCCGCAGGCTCAGTGTGTTCGAGGGCAATCTCAACTTTGTCACCCGACACAACGAAATGGGGAATTCTTCTTATACCCTTTCTCTCAATGCGTTTTCTGATCTCTCCCACAGCGAGTTCAAGGCCTCCCGATTAGGCTTCTCGCCCTCGTTCATCGGTCTTAAGCGTGAACCGGATAGAAAACCCGGTTTATTGGCTCGTGATGTTCCTTCTTCGATTGATTGGAGGAAGGAAGGGGCGGTGACGAAGGTTAAGGATCAAGGGAGTTGTG GTGCTTGTTGGGCATTCTCAACTACTGGTGCCATCGAAGGTATCAACAAAATCGTCACGGGTTCACTTCTCAGCCTTTCCGAACAAGAGCTGATTGATTGCGACAGAGTTTATCCAAACAGCGGCTGCAGTGGCGGACTTATGGACGATGCATTCGAATTTGTCATAGAAAACAATGGGGTCGACACTGAGGACGATTACCCGTATAAAGGTTCGGATGGCACCTGCAATAAGAAAAAG TTGAAGAGGCATGCTGTGACCATAGATGATTATACTGATGTGCCGCCAAATGATGAGGAACAACTACTACAAGCTGTGGCAAATCAGCCTGTGAGCGTCGGCATATGTGGCAGTGACATTGCATTTCAGTTGTACTCGAAG GGAATTTTCACTGGTCCATGTTCGAATTCTTTGGATCACGCTGTTCTAATCGTAGGTTATGGTTCAGAAAATGGGGTGGACTATTGGATTGTGAAGAACTCATGGGGAAAAGGTTGGGGAATGAATGGCTACATCCACATGCTACGTGATCATAGCAATTCCCAAGGGGTCTGTGGCATCAACAGTTTAGCTTCATATCCGATAAAGACCGGGCAAAACCCTCCTCTTCCTCCGCCTTCTCCTCCCCCAGGTCCAACCAAATGTGACCTCTTTACGCACTGCGCAGCAGGGGAAACCTGCTGTTGTGCCAAGAGGTTTATTGGAATATGCTTTGCTTGGAGATGCTGTGAGTTGAACTCTGCTGTTTGTTGCAAGGATCACGATCACTGCTGTCCCCATGATTATCCCATCTGTGATACAGAAAGGGCGCTCTGCCTCAAG AGTAGCGAACAATCAACGCAATCCCAGGCTACTTCGAACGTAACAACAAAAGCGCTCATGGGCAGAAGCGTTTTGAGGAAGTCGAGCCAGTAA
- the LOC126632393 gene encoding uncharacterized protein LOC126632393 yields MALPQLIPSPSSSSLPHKPTFNPNPIPSPLNPNPNFLSPHLRRRRQRPGSLRCSASSFSERHPTNQPKSDDVVELPIFPLPLVLFPGAILPLQIFEFRYRIMMHSLLQTDLRFGVIYNDAVSGTADVGCVGEVVKHERLVDDRFFLICKGQERFRVTDLVRTKPYLVAEVKWLEDRPSNDGEEDLEALASEVESYMKDVIRLSNRLGGKPEKDVQDLRRNLFPTPFSFFVGSTFEGAPREQQALLELEDTAARLKREKETLRNTLNYLTAASAVKDVFPSA; encoded by the coding sequence ATGGCTCTACCTCAGCTCATCCCCTCcccttcctcctcctccctccCCCATAAACCCACCTTCAACCCCAATCCCATCCCCTCCCccttaaaccctaaccctaatttccTCTCCCCCCatctccgccgccgccgccagcGACCTGGCTCCCTCAGATGCTCCGCCTCCTCATTCTCTGAGCGCCACCCCACCAATCAGCCCAAATCAGACGACGTCGTCGAGCTCCCCATCTTCCCCCTCCCCCTCGTCCTCTTCCCCGGCGCCATCCTCCCACTTCAGATCTTCGAGTTCCGCTACCGTATCATGATGCACTCCCTCCTCCAGACCGATCTCCGATTCGGGGTTATCTACAATGATGCCGTCTCCGGCACCGCCGACGTTGGCTGCGTCGGCGAGGTCGTCAAGCACGAGCGCCTCGTCGACGACCGGTTCTTCCTCATCTGCAAAGGCCAGGAGCGGTTCCGGGTCACCGACCTCGTCCGTACCAAACCTTACCTGGTGGCCGAGGTCAAATGGCTCGAAGACCGGCCGTCGAACGACGGCGAGGAGGACCTGGAGGCGTTGGCCAGCGAGGTCGAGTCGTATATGAAGGATGTGATTCGGTTGTCAAATCGGTTGGGCGGGAAGCCGGAGAAGGATGTGCAGGACCTGCGGCGGAACCTGTTTCCGACGCCGTTTTCGTTTTTCGTTGGGAGCACTTTCGAAGGGGCGCCGAGAGAGCAGCAGGCGTTGCTGGAACTGGAGGACACGGCGGCGCGGCttaagagagagaaggagactCTGAGGAACACGCTTAATTACTTGACGGCGGCCTCCGCCGTCAAAGACGTCTTCCCGTCGGCGTGA
- the LOC126631824 gene encoding thioredoxin H-type-like, whose protein sequence is MSEEKVIGCHSVAAWTEHLEKSHVSKKLIVVDFTATWCGPCRFIAPIFAELARKNPEVTFLKVDVDELKTVSEEWGVEAMPTFLFLKEGKVVDKVVGAKKDELQLKVAKHATADEPATAGDPATASA, encoded by the exons atgtcgGAAGAAAAAGTCATCGGCTGCCACTCTGTTGCCGCCTGGACCGAGCACCTCGAGAAGAGCCACGTCAGCAAGAAACTg ATTGTGGTCGACTTCACAGCTACATGGTGTGGACCGTGCCGGTTCATTGCCCCCATCTTCGCGGAGTTGGCCAGGAAGAACCCGGAGGTGACATTCCTAAAGGTGGACGTGGATGAGCTGAAAACTGTTTCCGAGGAGTGGGGAGTGGAGGCAATGCCGACCTTCTTGTTCCTCAAGGAAGGCAAGGTAGTCGACAAGGTTGTGGGTGCTAAGAAAGATGAGTTACAGCTCAAAGTTGCGAAGCATGCAACTGCTGATGAGCCCGCTACTGCTGGTGATCCCGCGACTGCTTCTGCTTAA
- the LOC126631823 gene encoding beta-galactosidase 5-like, with amino-acid sequence METHSVSKLLVLFLTMTLFIASELIHCTTVTYDKKAILINGQRRLLISGSIHYPRSTPEMWEGLIQKAKDGGLDVIDTYVFWNGHEPSPGNYYFEGRYDLVRFIKTVQKAGLFLHLRIGPYVCAEWNFGGFPVWLKYVPGISFRTDNEPFKMAMQGFTQKIVQMMKNEKLFASQGGPIILSQIENEYGPERKALGAAGQNYINWAAKMAVGLDTGVPWVMCKEDDAPDPMINACNGFYCDGFTPNKPYKPTMWTEAWSGWFTEFGGTIHHRPVQDLAFAVARFIQRGGSFVNYYMYHGGTNFGRTAGGPFITTSYDYDAPIDEYGLIRQPKYGHLKELHKAIKLCEHSLLSSEPTVTSLGTYHQAYVFNSGPRSCAAFLSNFHSVEARVTFNNKHYDLPPWSVSILPDCRNEVYNTAKVGVQTSHVQMIPTNSRLFSWQAYDEDISSVHERSSIPAVGLIEQINVTRDTSDYLWYMTNVDISSSDLSGGKKPTLTVQSAGHALHVFVNGQFSGSAFGTREQRQFTFAEPVNLRAGINRIALLSMAVGLPNVGLHYESWKTGIQGPVFLDGLGNGKKDLTLHKWFNKVGLKGEAMNLVSPNGASSVGWIRRSQATQTKQTLKWYKAYFNAPGGNEPLALDMRRMGKGQVWINGQSIGRYWMAYAKGDCSSCSYIGTFRPTKCQLHCGRPTQRWYHVPRSWLKPTQNLVVVFEELGGDPSKITLVRRSVTGVCGDLHENHPNAENFDVEANEDSKTLHQAQVHLHCAPGQSISSIKFASFGTPSGTCGSFQQGTCHSSNSHAVVEKNCIGRESCSVAVSNSAFETDPCPNVLKRLSVEAVCSTEVTTDEANSRT; translated from the exons ATGGAAACTCACTCGGTTTCCAAGCTCTTAGTTTTGTTCTTGACGATGACATTGTTCATAGCTTCCGAGCTGATCCACTGCACCACCGTCACCTACGACAAGAAGGCCATTCTCATCAATGGCCAAAGAAGATTGCTCATTTCTGGATCCATTCACTATCCCAGAAGTACCCCTGAa ATGTGGGAAGGCCTCATACAGAAAGCCAAAGATGGAGGCTTGGATGTGATCGATACCTACGTTTTCTGGAACGGCCATGAACCTTCTCCTGGCAAC tATTATTTTGAAGGGAGATACGATCTGGTACGGTTCATAAAGACAGTACAGAAAGCAGGGCTTTTTCTTCATCTGCGCATTGGACCTTATGTTTGTGCAGAGTGGAATTTTGG AGGGTTTCCTGTTTGGCTGAAATATGTACCTGGCATCAGTTTCAGAACAGATAATGAGCCATTCAAG ATGGCAATGCAAGGGTTTACCCAGAAGATTGTCCAGATGATGAAAAATGAGAAGCTATTTGCATCACAAGGTGGTCCTATCATCCTTTCCCAG ATTGAGAATGAGTATGGACCGGAGCGGAAGGCACTTGGAGCTGCTGGACAGAACTACATTAACTGGGCTGCTAAAATGGCGGTTGGATTGGATACGGGAGTACCATGGGTGATGTGCAAGGAAGATGATGCCCCGGACCCTATG ATCAATGCATGCAACGGTTTTTACTGCGATGGATTCACTCCCAACAAACCTTACAAGCCTACCATGTGGACGGAAGCTTGGAGCGGCTG GTTTACGGAGTTTGGTGGCACAATTCACCATCGACCTGTTCAAGATTTAGCATTCGCAGTTGCTCGATTCATACAAAGGGGCGGCTCATTTGTGAATTACTACATG TATCATGGAGGAACAAACTTTGGACGCACTGCTGGAGGCCCCTTCATCACAACCAGTTACGACTATGATGCCCCCATTGATGAATACG GTTTGATCAGACAACCGAAATACGGTCATCTGAAGGAGCTTCACAAGGCTATCAAATTATGTGAACATTCTTTACTCTCTTCAGAGCCTACAGTCACTTCACTCGGAACCTATCATCAG GCTTATGTATTCAATTCAGGACCGAGAAGCTGCGCAGCGTTTCTCTCAAACTTCCATTCAGTAGAAGCAAGGGTGACTTTTAACAACAAGCACTATGATTTGCCTCCTTGGTCTGTTAGCATCCTTCCTGATTGCAGGAATGAAGTATACAACACTGCAAAG GTGGGAGTTCAAACATCACATGTGCAGATGATCCCAACGAACAGTCGGTTGTTTTCATGGCAGGCTTACGATGAAGATATCTCTTCTGTACACGAGAGATCGAGCATACCAGCTGTCGGACTTATTGAGCAGATAAATGTTACTAGAGATACTAGTGACTATCTGTGGTACATGACGAA TGTTGACATCAGTTCTTCAGACCTCAGCGGAGGAAAAAAGCCTACTCTTACTGTGCAGTCAGCTGGCCATGCCCTCCATGTCTTCGTCAACGGACAGTTTTCAG GGTCGGCGTTTGGAACTAGGGAGCAGAGGCAATTTACATTTGCTGAACCAGTCAACCTTCGCGCTGGAATAAACAGAATTGCACTGCTCAGCATGGCTGTTGGATTACCG aatGTCGGGTTGCATTATGAGTCATGGAAAACAGGAATCCAAGGTCCGGTTTTTCTGGATGGTCTTGGCAACGGAAAGAAAGACTTAACATTGCATAAGTGGTTCAACAAG GTCGGCCTTAAGGGAGAAGCAATGAATTTGGTCTCTCCAAACGGAGCATCATCGGTTGGTTGGATTCGAAGGTCACAAGCTACTCAAACCAAGCAGACGTTGAAATGGTACAAG GCTTATTTCAATGCACCTGGAGGAAACGAGCCGTTGGCGTTGGACATGAGGAGGATGGGAAAGGGACAAGTATGGATCAATGGGCAAAGCATCGGTAGATACTGGATGGCTTATGCCAAAGGCGACTGCAGTTCGTGCAGTTACATTGGGACATTCCGACCCACGAAATGTCAACTTCACTGTGGCCGACCAACTCAACGATGGTACCATGTTCCTCGTTCATGGTTAAAGCCAACGCAAAATTTGGTGGTAGTGTTTGAGGAACTAGGCGGAGATCCATCGAAGATAACCCTAGTGAGGAGATCAGTGACCGGTGTATGTGGTGACTTACATGAGAACCACCCGAACGCTGAAAATTTTGATGTCGAGGCTAATGAAGATTCTAAAACGCTTCATCAGGCTCAGGTTCATCTGCATTGTGCACCAGGGCAGTCTATCTCGAGCATTAAGTTTGCAAGTTTCGGAACTCCTAGCGGAACTTGTGGGAGTTTCCAGCAAGGAACATGTCACTCGAGCAACTCACACGCCGTTGTGGAGAAG AATTGTATCGGCCGCGAGAGTTGCTCAGTTGCTGTATCGAATAGCGCCTTCGAGACAGATCCATGTCCGAACGTACTCAAGCGGCTGTCTGTTGAAGCTGTTTGTTCGACAGAAGTTACGACCGATGAAGCCAATTCGAGGACATGA